The stretch of DNA GCAAGCTTGTTAACTTCCGCTATATTTTCACCAACGACAGCAACGCCCGCATCACCCGGCGAACGGTCGAAGAAATGACCGGGAGTCTGTTTTTCGACCTGTTCCCAGGTATTATCACAACGGAGTTTTACGACCGGCTGCTTCATACCGCACAAACGGGTGAGCCAAACCGGTTTCTATTTCCGTACCATGCCGATGGGTTGCAGGGCTGGTTCGACGTTTGGTTTACCCGGCATGGTAATCAGGTGCTGTTTACATCCATCGATGTCACAGAGAGTTACCAGAACCGCCAGCAGCTCGAACGTGCCAACCGCGAGTTGCAACGCTCCAACGAACACCTGCAACAATTCGCCTACGTTGCCAGTCACGACCTTCAGGAGCCGCTCCGTAAAATTCAGTCATTCGGCGATTTGCTCAGAAAGCAATATAGTTACGGTCTCGATGAGCAGGCACAGGATATTTTGGGCCGGATGCAGAACGCGGCCAGTCGCATGTCGGAGTTAGTACGCGATTTACTGGCTTATTCGCGGCTTAATACGCCCCGGCGAGCGTTTGAATCCGTGTCGCTCACGGCCCTGCTCAATGAAGTGCTGACCGACCTTGATCTGATTAGCCAGGCCAGGAAAGCGCACATCGTTGTCGGCAACCTGCCTGCGGTTCCGGGCGATGCCGGGCAACTTCGGCAGTTGTTTCAGAATCTGCTGAGCAACGCCCTGAAATACACTGCTCCCGACCGCCAGCCGCTTATTCGGGTAACGAGCCGGGCCGCCCAATGGCCCAAACTACCCGAAGTTGTTCAGCATGCGCTGCCTCCAATGGCCGACAATCGCCCGATCTGGGAAATCAGTATTCATGACAATGGCATCGGTTTCGACGAAAAGTATCTCGATCAGATGTTCCAGATGTTTCAGCGGCTGCATGGACGCAGTCAGTTTGAAGGCAGCGGCATGGGCTTAGCTATCTGCAAACGGGTAGTCGATAACCATTCGGGTTACATTACAGCCCGCTCCCACCCCGACGCGGGGTCTACGTTTATAGTGTATTTGCCGGGCTGACCGCCGTGTCCCCGTATCGATGGTCGAGTACTTCGGCGTGGTCAGCGGCTATACCAGACTACTCAGGGTCGTATCACCGTTCCGTCTTTCTTACGCGTTGCTCCCCACGAGTAATCAAAAGTTGGGCCGTCGGGAAAGGGGAATTTGGCCGCTAATTTCTCGTTGATATCGATGCCGTGGCCGGGCGTTTCCTGCGCATACATATACCCATCTTTCGTAGTAGGGCAACCAGGAAAAACCTCCTGCGTTTCAGGTGGGAACACGTAGCCCTCGTGAATACCGAAATTATAACTGCACAGTTCGAGTGCGAGTTGCACGGCATGAGCCACGGGCGAGGCATCGCCGGGGCCGTGCCAGGCTGTTTTTACGCCAAAATATTCGCTCAGAGCCTGTACTTTCCGGGCGGGCGTAAGCCCACCGATCTGCGAGATGTGAATACGAATGTAGTCGATGAGCCGGTCTTTGATAAGCGGCAAATACTCCTGCTGTGTGTTGAATAGTTCGCCCATTGCCAGCGGAACAACGGTTTGCTGCCGCAGAATTTTGAAATGTTCGTTGTCTTCGGGCGGAAACGGGTCTTCGATGAAAAACGGACGATACGGCTCCACGGCCTTGCAAAGTTGCACGGCCTGATTCAGGCTGATGCGCTCGTGAATGTCGTGCAGCAGTTCAACCTCATCGCCGAGCTTAACGCGTAGATGCTCAAACAGTTTCGGCACCGAGCGAGCGTAGGCCGTTGGGTCGAAAATAAGTTTGGGGTTGGTTGGTCCGGCTACGTCAGCCTTCGCACCGAGCGAACTGGCGGGGGTTCCGGTGGCTCCGCGTGCGCCATAAACGGCATTACCTTTTATCCCCATCTGCACCCGCACATGCCGATAGCCGCGTTCCATAGCCGCCCGCGCCGAATCTTCTACCTCCTGCAAACTGCTGCCCTGCGCGTGGAAATATAAATCGGCCCCGGCCCGCACCTTACCACCCAGCAACTGATAGAGCGGCATGTTGGCTCGCTTGGCCTTGATGTCCCACAGCGCCATATCGACCCCGCTCATGGCGTTGAACAACACCGGCCCATTGCGCCAGTACGACGACACATACGACGACTGCCAGATGTCTTCGATTTCGTCGGCGTTGCGGCCAATCAAAAAGGGTTTCAGGTACTTATCGACGGCAGTTTGCACCACATAAGCCCGTTGCGTAAACGTAGCACAGCCGATCCCGTACAAACCCGGCTCGCTGGTTTCCACTTTCACGACCACCAATCGAATACCGTTGGGCGAGGTGAGAATGGTTTTCACATCGGTTATGCTAATCGGCGGCAGGCCGTTTGGTCGAGCCGGTACAACGGGTTTAGCGAGATTGTCGGCGAAGGGCACAGCCGTGAGCGCGGCCCCGGCAGATAGATTACGGAGTAGATGTCGGCGGTTCATGCAGGAAGTAGGAAACGGGTTTCCGACAAAAGACCCGCGAAACTTTCCTCTACTGTGCAGGGTTAGCGTTTCACTTTACCCATTCATCACTCATGCGCCACTCGGTTTTTGTCATTGTTTTTTTACTATTTGGCTTCACGGCATCGGCACAGTCGTATCAGAATGTGGTGCGGCATCGGCCCGTGTTCTGGTCGGAGATGAATCTTGTTTTCAAAACAAAAGGGAAATGGTCGTTTCAACTCGATCACCAATACCGCCGACAGGCCGAAGACACCCAATTTCGTGATCTGAACATCTTCCGATTACCACTACAACAGGTATTTCGCCCCTGGATCAGCTACCAGCTAACTAAGCCCGTCCGGTTGTCGCTCTCGCCCATTGGCCTGTGGTGGACCTGGAACCGCCCCAGCGAATTCCAGCCGACCACGTTTTTTCAGGAAATCCGGGTGATTCCGCAATTGACTATTACCAAACCTGCTGGCGACGGCGAGTTGGTGTATCGTTTTCGGTCAGAACTCCGCTGGCCCTCGCGTACCGATACGCTCGCCAACGAGTATGTATTTCTGTCGGATGGCGAATCGCAACAGGTGCTGGCCGACCGCTTCAACGTGCGGCTGCGGGCCATGCTGCGCTGGATTAAACCGATTCGGGGTAAAGAATCGGGCTGGTACGTGCAGAGCAGTGTTGAGCCAATGATGGTCGTGTCGCGCTCTGTCCGGCGTTTCGACCAGAACAGAACGTACCTCGCGATTGGCCGACGACTTCGCGAGAACATGCGTGTTGAGTTGGGGTATCTGAACCAGTTTTCAATTCAGAACAACGAGGTCGAACGCATCCGCACGTTCCGGTTCAACCACGCCCTGCACGTTTATTTTTATTTGGAAAACCGGCGCACATCGAAAGCCAGCAGCGATTCGGGGCCGGAGTAGCGCGGCAGGAAAGCGGCCCGCCCAAATACCCAAACGAAATCGTTAAAACAGTGGCTCAATTCAACCAAAAACCCCACCATTGTTACATGGAGGGGTTTTTGGTATGGACGGGCGGCTTTTCAGCCGCGTTATTTTGGTTTGTATTGCTGAATAATTTTGTACAGTGCTTTCTGCTTTTCGAGTTCGGGGAAGAACTCGAAAAGCTGTACGTGCGCGTCGAAGTCAAGCGTTAGGGCAGCTTCTAACTGAATCAGTGCTTCGCGGTAATGTCCGGCATGAATCAGGTACACGGCAGAGCGATAGTACAGATCAGCCTCTTCGGGCATGTCGTTGACACCCAGATGAATAATATCGTTTGCTTTCAGGAAATCGCCCTGATCGAACGGCACCAGCGAC from Spirosoma montaniterrae encodes:
- a CDS encoding ATP-binding protein, with protein sequence MTIDSSSALLDGLLNHANHAICIVEGVRNAADELIDFRYVKVNPMAYVLNKRSFGDMVGRTMLELFPGMDQVNVPGTEETLFRRFVRQMHEDDKLTYEVGYHQDGFDGYYAVTASRLTNCLIISVTDVTELHRTRQEKQQADQQLREQADLFTALMRVANLGLNILDVVRDDTGQLTDLHYRHISQRVLDDTGMTIEQYRNASMRTLFPGIEHSRFWQGFQDLLRTGQPQRFEVNYKFNDCENYLDVSYVLLDERTILSSYIILNDVRQAQQRAEQQAQLMSSILQNTQANLTLLEPVYAPTGKLVNFRYIFTNDSNARITRRTVEEMTGSLFFDLFPGIITTEFYDRLLHTAQTGEPNRFLFPYHADGLQGWFDVWFTRHGNQVLFTSIDVTESYQNRQQLERANRELQRSNEHLQQFAYVASHDLQEPLRKIQSFGDLLRKQYSYGLDEQAQDILGRMQNAASRMSELVRDLLAYSRLNTPRRAFESVSLTALLNEVLTDLDLISQARKAHIVVGNLPAVPGDAGQLRQLFQNLLSNALKYTAPDRQPLIRVTSRAAQWPKLPEVVQHALPPMADNRPIWEISIHDNGIGFDEKYLDQMFQMFQRLHGRSQFEGSGMGLAICKRVVDNHSGYITARSHPDAGSTFIVYLPG
- a CDS encoding enolase C-terminal domain-like protein yields the protein MNRRHLLRNLSAGAALTAVPFADNLAKPVVPARPNGLPPISITDVKTILTSPNGIRLVVVKVETSEPGLYGIGCATFTQRAYVVQTAVDKYLKPFLIGRNADEIEDIWQSSYVSSYWRNGPVLFNAMSGVDMALWDIKAKRANMPLYQLLGGKVRAGADLYFHAQGSSLQEVEDSARAAMERGYRHVRVQMGIKGNAVYGARGATGTPASSLGAKADVAGPTNPKLIFDPTAYARSVPKLFEHLRVKLGDEVELLHDIHERISLNQAVQLCKAVEPYRPFFIEDPFPPEDNEHFKILRQQTVVPLAMGELFNTQQEYLPLIKDRLIDYIRIHISQIGGLTPARKVQALSEYFGVKTAWHGPGDASPVAHAVQLALELCSYNFGIHEGYVFPPETQEVFPGCPTTKDGYMYAQETPGHGIDINEKLAAKFPFPDGPTFDYSWGATRKKDGTVIRP
- a CDS encoding DUF2490 domain-containing protein, whose amino-acid sequence is MRHSVFVIVFLLFGFTASAQSYQNVVRHRPVFWSEMNLVFKTKGKWSFQLDHQYRRQAEDTQFRDLNIFRLPLQQVFRPWISYQLTKPVRLSLSPIGLWWTWNRPSEFQPTTFFQEIRVIPQLTITKPAGDGELVYRFRSELRWPSRTDTLANEYVFLSDGESQQVLADRFNVRLRAMLRWIKPIRGKESGWYVQSSVEPMMVVSRSVRRFDQNRTYLAIGRRLRENMRVELGYLNQFSIQNNEVERIRTFRFNHALHVYFYLENRRTSKASSDSGPE